A genome region from bacterium SCSIO 12844 includes the following:
- the rplK gene encoding 50S ribosomal protein L11, with translation MAKKVAAYIKLQVKAGQANPSPPIGPALGQHGVNIMEFCKAFNAQSQSMGPGSPVPVVITVYSDRSFTFIMKTPPASFLLKKAAKVKKGVSNPSKETNGKVIREQLEEIATVKMPDLTASDMDAAVRTIAGTARSMGIVTEGVE, from the coding sequence ATGGCTAAAAAAGTTGCTGCATATATTAAATTGCAGGTAAAAGCAGGCCAGGCTAACCCGTCGCCACCAATTGGTCCGGCATTAGGTCAGCATGGTGTTAATATTATGGAGTTCTGTAAAGCATTTAATGCACAGTCTCAAAGTATGGGGCCAGGATCTCCTGTGCCTGTTGTTATTACGGTTTATAGTGATCGTAGTTTCACTTTTATTATGAAAACGCCACCAGCATCTTTCTTATTAAAGAAAGCAGCTAAAGTGAAAAAAGGTGTTTCTAACCCATCAAAAGAAACCAATGGTAAAGTAATTCGTGAGCAATTAGAAGAAATTGCTACGGTTAAAATGCCTGATTTAACAGCTTCTGATATGGATGCTGCCGTTAGAACAATCGCTGGTACCGCTCGTAGTATGGGAATCGTAACGGAGGGTGTTGAATAA
- a CDS encoding DUF4124 domain-containing protein, with the protein MKKHYFFVLLLFILPSIAYVDNTIYTWVDNNGQRHYSNTPHADARIVDLPKPTTIQDNNFPSKLDQINQNTPLSKTQNIILISPKNNQSFHFMRHHILILANGIEAYLKSNPNSKIQVLLNNKLILTTSDYPIELITPTPGTYKLTIKLLHNNNTLVGRSNSVKFIILPYPRKEQAGTTKATKEGYQNEIDGTSYQDFYLEHQNSQIQPQKPFKPTWQDYQNQVNPSSN; encoded by the coding sequence ATGAAAAAACATTATTTCTTTGTATTACTACTTTTTATTTTACCTAGCATTGCCTATGTAGATAACACAATCTATACATGGGTTGATAACAACGGTCAACGCCATTATTCTAATACGCCACATGCTGATGCTCGCATTGTTGACTTACCCAAACCAACAACCATTCAAGATAATAACTTTCCAAGTAAATTAGATCAAATCAATCAAAATACCCCACTTTCAAAAACGCAAAATATCATACTAATCTCCCCTAAAAACAATCAAAGCTTTCATTTTATGCGCCATCATATTTTAATTCTAGCTAACGGCATTGAAGCCTATTTAAAGTCAAATCCAAATAGCAAAATACAGGTACTATTAAATAACAAGCTCATCTTAACAACTTCAGATTACCCTATTGAACTAATTACACCAACACCTGGTACATATAAGCTTACAATTAAGCTACTGCATAATAATAATACACTAGTTGGCAGATCAAATTCAGTTAAATTCATTATTCTACCTTATCCTCGTAAAGAGCAAGCAGGCACAACTAAGGCAACAAAAGAAGGCTATCAAAATGAAATTGATGGTACAAGCTATCAAGATTTTTATTTAGAGCATCAAAATTCACAGATTCAACCACAAAAACCTTTTAAGCCAACTTGGCAGGATTATCAGAACCAGGTTAACCCTTCTTCTAATTAA
- the tuf gene encoding elongation factor Tu → MAKEKFDRSKPHVNVGTIGHVDHGKTTLSAAISKVAGDKFGGEAKNFDEIDNAPEEKARGITISTSHIEYESNARHYAHVDCPGHADYVKNMITGAAQMDGAILVVSAADGPMPQTREHILLARQVGVPYIVVFLNKCDMVDDEELLDLVEMEVRELLDQYEFPGDDTPIIKGSALKAIEGDEQYVNAIVELLETMDSYIPEPERDTDKPFLLPVEDVFSISGRGTVVTGRVERGIVKVGEEVEIVGIKDTTRTTVTGVEMFRKLLDEGRAGDNVGLLVRGVKREDVERGQVLCKPGSITPHTTFEAEVYVLSKEEGGRHTPFFKGYRPQFYFRTTDVTGSIELPEGVEMVMPGDNIKMNVTLIAPIAMEEGLRFAIREGGRTVGAGVVAKIIK, encoded by the coding sequence ATGGCAAAAGAAAAGTTTGACCGCAGTAAGCCGCACGTTAATGTCGGCACAATCGGTCACGTTGATCATGGTAAAACAACATTATCAGCTGCAATTTCTAAAGTTGCTGGCGATAAGTTTGGTGGAGAAGCTAAAAATTTCGATGAAATTGATAATGCCCCTGAAGAAAAAGCACGTGGTATTACCATTTCAACTTCACATATTGAATATGAATCAAATGCTCGCCACTATGCACACGTAGACTGCCCGGGTCACGCCGACTATGTTAAAAATATGATTACTGGTGCTGCACAAATGGATGGCGCAATTTTGGTTGTTTCTGCTGCAGATGGCCCAATGCCTCAAACTCGTGAGCATATCTTGCTTGCACGCCAAGTTGGTGTGCCTTATATCGTAGTTTTCTTAAACAAGTGCGATATGGTAGATGATGAAGAATTATTGGATCTAGTTGAAATGGAAGTGCGTGAGCTTCTTGATCAATATGAGTTCCCAGGTGATGATACACCAATTATTAAAGGTTCTGCGCTTAAAGCTATTGAAGGTGATGAGCAGTATGTAAATGCTATTGTTGAGTTGTTGGAGACTATGGATAGCTATATTCCTGAGCCTGAGCGTGATACAGATAAGCCATTCTTATTGCCAGTTGAAGATGTATTCTCAATTTCTGGTCGTGGTACAGTAGTGACTGGCCGTGTTGAGCGTGGTATCGTTAAAGTTGGTGAAGAAGTTGAAATTGTTGGTATCAAAGATACAACAAGAACAACAGTTACTGGTGTTGAAATGTTCCGTAAGCTTTTAGATGAAGGTCGTGCTGGTGATAACGTTGGTTTATTAGTGCGTGGTGTTAAGCGTGAAGATGTTGAGCGTGGTCAAGTACTTTGTAAGCCAGGTTCAATTACACCTCATACCACATTTGAAGCAGAAGTTTATGTACTTTCTAAAGAAGAAGGTGGTCGTCATACGCCATTCTTTAAAGGTTATCGTCCACAGTTTTACTTTCGTACAACTGATGTAACAGGTTCAATTGAGTTACCTGAGGGTGTAGAAATGGTTATGCCTGGTGATAACATTAAGATGAATGTTACATTGATTGCGCCAATTGCAATGGAAGAAGGTCTTCGCTTTGCGATTCGTGAAGGTGGTCGTACTGTTGGTGCCGGTGTTGTTGCAAAAATCATTAAGTAA
- the rplA gene encoding 50S ribosomal protein L1, translating to MAKLSKRLKMIREKVLSTRQYDFLESIKLLKETSKVKFNESVDVAVNLGVDPRKSDQVVRGASILPHGTGKTVRVAVFTQGENADKAKEAGADIVGMDDLADEVKKGNLNFDVVIASPDAMRVVGQLGQILGPKGLMPNPKVGTVTPDVATAVTNAKAGQVRYRVDKAGIVHTSIGKIDFDENHLKENLEALLSDLKKAKPTAAKGVYLKKVSISSTMGPGLALDLSTITV from the coding sequence ATGGCTAAGTTATCAAAGCGTCTTAAGATGATTCGTGAAAAAGTGCTATCAACTCGACAGTATGACTTTCTTGAAAGTATTAAATTACTAAAAGAGACTTCTAAAGTAAAATTTAATGAGTCAGTTGATGTTGCGGTTAATTTGGGTGTTGACCCTCGTAAGTCAGATCAAGTTGTTCGTGGTGCTTCTATATTGCCACATGGTACAGGTAAAACTGTGCGTGTTGCTGTATTTACACAAGGTGAAAATGCAGATAAAGCAAAAGAAGCAGGTGCCGATATTGTTGGTATGGATGATTTGGCTGATGAAGTTAAAAAAGGAAACCTTAACTTTGATGTTGTTATTGCTTCACCAGATGCAATGCGTGTGGTTGGTCAATTAGGTCAGATTCTAGGTCCTAAAGGTCTTATGCCAAACCCAAAAGTTGGAACGGTTACACCTGATGTTGCTACAGCAGTAACTAATGCGAAAGCGGGCCAGGTTCGTTATCGTGTTGATAAAGCTGGTATTGTTCATACATCGATTGGAAAAATTGATTTTGATGAAAATCACTTAAAAGAAAACCTTGAAGCATTGTTGAGTGATCTTAAAAAAGCTAAGCCAACAGCTGCTAAAGGTGTTTATTTAAAGAAGGTAAGTATTTCAAGTACGATGGGGCCAGGATTAGCGCTGGACTTAAGTACAATAACTGTGTAA
- the secE gene encoding preprotein translocase subunit SecE produces MPVRIAGFVVLVIILMAISLLTRQGKSAWGFIRSARGEMRRVVWPTRQETVQTTVLIIGVVLVAALIMWLFDSLFLYIVRMIIAI; encoded by the coding sequence ATGCCAGTTAGAATTGCAGGCTTTGTTGTTTTGGTGATTATTTTAATGGCAATATCGCTATTAACTCGCCAAGGGAAATCAGCTTGGGGTTTTATTCGTTCTGCAAGAGGTGAAATGCGTCGAGTAGTGTGGCCGACGCGCCAAGAGACGGTGCAAACAACGGTATTAATCATTGGTGTGGTTTTAGTGGCTGCATTGATTATGTGGTTGTTTGACAGTTTGTTTTTATACATTGTCAGAATGATTATTGCAATATAG
- the rplL gene encoding 50S ribosomal protein L7/L12, whose product MSITKEQILDAVSEMSVMDVCDLVKMMEEKFGVSAQAAVAVAGPVAGDAAQAEEKTEFDVVLKTVGDKKVNVIKAVRAATGLGLKEAKDAVDGAPTTIKEAVSKEEAEELKKSLEEAGATVELK is encoded by the coding sequence ATGTCTATTACTAAAGAACAGATCCTAGATGCCGTCTCTGAAATGAGCGTTATGGATGTATGTGACCTAGTTAAAATGATGGAAGAAAAATTCGGTGTTTCAGCGCAAGCAGCTGTGGCAGTTGCTGGTCCTGTAGCAGGTGATGCAGCACAAGCTGAAGAGAAAACTGAATTTGACGTTGTATTGAAAACTGTTGGCGATAAAAAAGTTAACGTCATTAAAGCAGTTCGTGCAGCAACTGGTCTTGGCCTAAAAGAAGCTAAAGATGCTGTTGATGGCGCACCAACAACGATTAAAGAAGCAGTTAGTAAAGAAGAAGCTGAAGAGCTTAAAAAGTCTCTTGAGGAAGCTGGCGCTACGGTTGAACTTAAGTAA
- the rpoB gene encoding DNA-directed RNA polymerase subunit beta yields the protein MPYSYAEKTRIRKEFGKLPQILDVPYLLSIQVDSYKDFLQRDHKPDDRQDIGLEAAFRSVFPVTSVSGYTELHYVNYRFGPVVFDENECRIRGLTYSAPLRVKLRLVIYDKEASADEKVVKDVREQEVYMGEIPLMTDNGTFVINGTERVVVSQLHRSPGVFFDHDRGKTHSAGKILYSARIIPYRGSWLDFEFDPKDNVYARIDRRRKLPVTIVLKALGYSNQEIVAEFFDPIDFEVKNNKIFMSIDPVTLKGMTAEFEIKDKDGKLIVAQGKRITAKTVKDMQKAKITSVEVPLSYVLGRPFYQDVADPQTGELIVSANEEVTDPALKKLFQANLFKFQTIYANDLNRGNYISETLKLDVANSQMDALVEIYRVMRPGEPPTAESAQGLFDSLFFAEDRYDLSPVGRMKFNSRLGYKDETGASVLTKEDIIAVIRELISIRDGLGEVDDIDNLGNRRVRGVGEMTENQFRIGLVRVERAVRERLSLVDRESAMPQDLVNAKPITAAIREFFGSGQLSQFMDQNNPLSEVTHKRRISALGPGGLSRDRAGFEVRDVHPTHYGRLCPIETPEGPNIGLINSLACYARTNAYGFLEAPYRKVVDGKATDEISYLSAMDEGKYVIAQASASLDKDNRLTDELIQCRFKGEAMFSTADQVQFMDVSTKQMVSAAAALIPFLEHDDANRALMGSNMQRQAVPTLKADKPLVGTGMERIVARDSGACIVAQRSGIVEDVDSGRIVIKVDEKESAGSDSWVDIYRLTKFRRSNHTTCINQRPLVKPGDYIVKGDILADGFSTDKGELALGQNLMVAFMPWNGFNFEDSILLSERVVEEDRYTSIHIEELTCIARDTKLGPEEITSDIPNVSESALTKLDEAGIVHIGAEIKPGDILVAKVTPKAETQLTPEEKLLRAIFGEKASDVKDSSLRMPTGMHGTVIDVQVFTRDGVEKDSRAESIEKEALERVRQDLNDEYRIIENVVRQRLGALLVGKKAVSGPNKLKKGQEIKADYLEETPLDQWFGIRVDEQSITDALLAAKKQMDEARQAYDEKFNEKRKKLIQGDDLSPGVLKIVKVYIAVKRHIQPGDKMAGRHGNKGVVSRILPIEDMPYLNDGTPVDIVLNPLGVPSRMNIGQVLETHMGLAAKGLGDKVNAMLEKQVKAKELRKLLEEVYNKFGDKKENLDELDDQEVIELAHNLKTGVPIATPVFDGAKEADIKSLLQFCDLPESGQMTLYDGRTGQPFERKVTVGYMYMLKLNHLVDDKMHARSTGSYSLVTQQPLGGKAQFGGQRFGEMEVWALEAYGAAYTLREMLTVKSDDVTGRTRMYKNIVDGNQYIDAGVPESFNVLMKEVRALGIDMELSSD from the coding sequence ATGCCTTACTCATATGCCGAGAAAACACGTATACGCAAAGAATTTGGTAAATTACCGCAAATTTTGGATGTCCCATATTTGTTGTCCATTCAAGTCGACTCATATAAAGACTTTCTACAAAGAGACCACAAACCAGATGATCGTCAAGATATTGGTTTAGAAGCAGCTTTTCGTTCGGTTTTTCCAGTTACGAGTGTATCAGGTTATACTGAGCTACACTATGTTAACTATCGTTTTGGCCCAGTTGTTTTTGATGAAAATGAATGTAGAATTCGAGGGCTTACTTATTCAGCGCCATTAAGAGTTAAGCTTCGTTTGGTGATTTATGATAAAGAAGCTTCTGCTGATGAAAAAGTAGTTAAAGATGTTAGAGAGCAAGAAGTTTATATGGGTGAAATCCCATTAATGACTGACAATGGTACATTTGTTATCAATGGTACTGAGCGTGTTGTTGTATCTCAACTTCATCGTTCCCCAGGTGTCTTTTTTGATCATGATCGTGGAAAGACGCATTCTGCTGGTAAAATATTATATTCAGCGCGTATTATTCCTTACCGTGGTTCATGGCTTGATTTTGAATTTGATCCAAAAGACAATGTTTATGCTAGAATTGATAGGCGTCGTAAACTTCCAGTTACTATTGTATTAAAAGCATTAGGCTATAGTAATCAGGAGATTGTGGCTGAGTTTTTTGATCCAATTGATTTTGAAGTAAAAAATAATAAAATATTCATGTCAATTGATCCAGTTACCTTAAAAGGCATGACAGCTGAGTTTGAAATTAAAGATAAAGATGGCAAGTTGATCGTTGCTCAAGGTAAACGAATTACTGCAAAAACTGTTAAAGATATGCAGAAAGCTAAAATTACTTCAGTTGAAGTGCCATTAAGTTATGTGCTTGGCAGACCATTCTATCAAGATGTGGCTGACCCACAAACAGGTGAATTAATTGTTAGTGCCAATGAAGAAGTTACAGATCCAGCTCTGAAAAAATTATTTCAAGCAAACTTATTTAAGTTTCAAACGATTTATGCCAATGATTTAAATCGTGGTAATTATATTTCTGAGACTTTAAAGCTAGATGTGGCAAACTCTCAAATGGATGCTTTGGTTGAAATTTATCGTGTGATGCGTCCAGGTGAGCCACCAACAGCCGAGTCTGCTCAAGGTTTATTTGATAGCTTATTTTTTGCTGAAGATCGCTATGATTTATCACCGGTTGGTCGTATGAAATTTAATTCACGTCTGGGTTATAAAGATGAAACAGGCGCTTCAGTGTTAACGAAAGAAGATATCATTGCTGTGATTCGTGAGCTAATCAGTATTCGTGATGGCTTAGGTGAAGTCGATGATATTGATAACTTAGGTAACCGACGTGTTCGTGGCGTTGGTGAAATGACTGAAAATCAATTCCGTATTGGTTTAGTTAGAGTAGAGCGTGCTGTTAGAGAGCGTTTGTCATTGGTTGATCGTGAATCAGCAATGCCACAAGATTTAGTTAATGCTAAACCAATTACTGCAGCAATTCGCGAATTTTTTGGCTCAGGTCAATTATCGCAGTTTATGGATCAGAATAATCCATTATCAGAAGTGACTCATAAGCGTCGTATTTCAGCATTAGGTCCAGGGGGTTTGTCACGTGATCGTGCAGGCTTTGAAGTACGTGATGTGCATCCAACGCATTATGGTCGTTTATGTCCAATTGAAACGCCTGAAGGACCAAATATTGGTTTGATTAATTCATTGGCTTGTTATGCTAGAACCAATGCCTATGGTTTTCTTGAAGCGCCTTATCGTAAAGTAGTTGATGGTAAAGCAACCGATGAGATTTCTTATCTATCTGCCATGGATGAAGGCAAATATGTTATTGCGCAAGCATCGGCATCTCTAGATAAGGATAATCGTTTGACTGATGAGTTGATTCAATGCCGATTTAAAGGTGAGGCAATGTTTAGTACAGCTGATCAAGTTCAGTTTATGGATGTATCAACAAAACAAATGGTTTCTGCTGCTGCAGCATTAATTCCTTTCTTAGAGCATGATGATGCTAACCGTGCCTTAATGGGTTCTAACATGCAACGTCAAGCAGTTCCAACACTAAAAGCAGATAAGCCGTTAGTTGGAACAGGAATGGAGCGTATTGTTGCTCGTGATTCAGGTGCCTGTATTGTTGCGCAACGTTCTGGAATTGTAGAAGATGTCGATAGTGGACGTATTGTTATTAAAGTCGATGAAAAAGAGTCTGCTGGTAGTGATTCATGGGTTGATATCTATCGTTTAACAAAATTTAGACGTTCAAATCACACGACTTGTATTAATCAACGACCTTTGGTCAAGCCAGGTGATTACATTGTTAAAGGCGACATTTTAGCGGATGGTTTTTCTACAGATAAAGGTGAGTTGGCATTAGGACAGAACTTAATGGTTGCTTTTATGCCGTGGAATGGATTTAATTTTGAGGATTCAATTTTATTATCTGAACGTGTTGTAGAAGAAGATCGTTATACATCAATTCATATTGAAGAGTTAACCTGTATTGCGCGTGATACCAAATTAGGACCAGAAGAGATTACATCTGATATTCCTAATGTTTCAGAAAGTGCATTAACGAAGCTTGATGAAGCAGGTATTGTTCATATTGGTGCTGAAATTAAGCCAGGTGATATTTTAGTTGCTAAAGTAACACCTAAGGCTGAAACACAATTAACACCAGAAGAGAAATTGCTACGTGCTATTTTTGGTGAGAAGGCATCTGATGTCAAAGACAGTTCACTTCGTATGCCTACTGGTATGCATGGTACTGTTATTGATGTTCAAGTCTTTACCCGTGATGGTGTTGAAAAGGATTCTCGTGCAGAATCAATTGAGAAAGAAGCATTAGAACGTGTTCGTCAAGATTTAAATGATGAATACCGCATTATTGAAAATGTCGTTCGTCAGCGTTTAGGTGCGCTATTGGTTGGTAAAAAAGCAGTTTCAGGGCCTAATAAGCTTAAGAAAGGTCAAGAAATTAAAGCAGACTATTTAGAAGAGACACCATTAGATCAATGGTTTGGTATTCGTGTCGATGAACAATCAATTACCGATGCTTTATTAGCTGCGAAAAAACAAATGGATGAAGCACGTCAAGCTTATGATGAAAAATTCAATGAAAAGCGTAAGAAATTAATTCAAGGCGATGATTTATCACCAGGCGTGTTAAAAATTGTTAAAGTTTATATAGCAGTTAAACGCCATATTCAACCAGGTGATAAAATGGCTGGTCGTCATGGTAACAAAGGTGTTGTTTCACGTATTTTACCAATTGAAGATATGCCATATTTGAATGATGGAACACCAGTTGATATTGTACTGAATCCATTAGGTGTACCTTCACGTATGAATATCGGACAGGTATTAGAGACTCATATGGGATTAGCTGCCAAAGGCTTAGGCGATAAAGTTAATGCTATGCTTGAAAAGCAGGTGAAAGCAAAAGAGCTCAGAAAACTGCTTGAAGAAGTTTATAATAAGTTTGGTGATAAAAAAGAGAATTTAGATGAGCTAGATGATCAAGAAGTCATTGAGCTTGCACATAATCTTAAAACGGGTGTACCAATTGCAACGCCAGTATTTGATGGTGCCAAAGAAGCTGATATTAAGTCATTATTACAATTCTGTGATTTACCAGAATCTGGACAAATGACCTTATATGATGGCAGAACAGGGCAGCCATTTGAACGTAAAGTAACAGTTGGCTATATGTATATGCTAAAACTTAACCATTTGGTTGATGATAAAATGCATGCACGCTCTACTGGATCTTACTCGCTGGTAACGCAACAACCGCTAGGTGGTAAAGCACAGTTTGGTGGTCAGCGCTTTGGTGAGATGGAAGTTTGGGCACTTGAAGCTTATGGTGCAGCTTATACATTACGTGAAATGTTGACGGTTAAATCAGATGATGTCACAGGTAGAACACGTATGTATAAAAATATTGTTGATGGTAATCAGTATATTGATGCAGGTGTGCCTGAATCTTTCAATGTATTAATGAAAGAAGTCAGAGCCTTAGGTATCGATATGGAATTATCTTCTGATTGA
- the rplJ gene encoding 50S ribosomal protein L10 produces MLRLEDKKAIVTEVAQIASTALSAAVADYRGLTVTQMNNLRAQARQNNVYLKVVKNTLAKRAVEGTEFACMTETLKGPMVLAFSMEEPGAAARLMRDFIKDNKKLEVKGLAMGGEIFSDEKLEAFAKLPTREEALASLARVMLAPVTQFVRTLNEPTAQMVRVMAQVGDKKQAA; encoded by the coding sequence ATGTTAAGACTAGAAGATAAAAAAGCGATTGTAACTGAAGTTGCCCAAATCGCTTCGACTGCTTTGTCTGCGGCTGTTGCTGATTATCGTGGTCTAACTGTAACTCAGATGAATAATTTGCGTGCTCAAGCGCGCCAAAATAATGTTTATCTGAAAGTTGTCAAAAATACACTAGCTAAACGTGCTGTAGAAGGCACAGAATTTGCTTGTATGACTGAAACATTAAAAGGGCCAATGGTGTTAGCGTTCTCTATGGAAGAACCTGGTGCTGCTGCTCGTTTAATGCGTGATTTTATTAAAGACAATAAAAAGTTAGAAGTTAAAGGTTTGGCAATGGGTGGTGAGATCTTCTCTGATGAGAAACTTGAAGCCTTTGCTAAATTACCAACACGTGAAGAAGCGCTTGCAAGTTTAGCTCGTGTGATGCTAGCACCTGTAACGCAATTCGTTCGTACGTTAAATGAACCAACTGCACAGATGGTTCGTGTAATGGCGCAAGTTGGCGATAAAAAGCAAGCTGCATAA
- the nusG gene encoding transcription termination/antitermination protein NusG, with protein MAFKWYVIQAYSGYEKRVKLQLEEQIKLAALEDFFGQILVPTEEVVEMKQGQKRKSERKFFPGYVLIQMEMNEQTWQLVRRVPRVSGFIGGKSDKPAPISDREAEAILNAVEESSKEEGKPKPRTVFQAGEVVRVLEGPFADFTGVVEEVNYEKSRLQVAVSIFGRSTPVELEFSQVEKET; from the coding sequence ATGGCGTTTAAATGGTATGTGATTCAAGCTTACTCAGGTTATGAAAAACGCGTTAAACTTCAGCTAGAAGAACAAATTAAACTAGCGGCTCTTGAGGACTTTTTTGGGCAGATTTTAGTGCCTACTGAAGAAGTTGTTGAAATGAAGCAGGGTCAAAAACGCAAAAGTGAACGTAAGTTTTTTCCAGGCTATGTATTAATCCAGATGGAAATGAACGAACAGACTTGGCAGTTGGTGCGTCGTGTGCCAAGAGTTAGTGGTTTTATTGGTGGAAAAAGTGATAAGCCTGCGCCAATTTCGGACAGAGAAGCAGAGGCAATTCTAAATGCCGTTGAAGAAAGCAGTAAAGAAGAAGGTAAGCCGAAACCTAGAACTGTCTTTCAAGCAGGTGAAGTGGTTCGTGTTCTTGAAGGTCCGTTTGCTGATTTTACAGGTGTTGTTGAAGAAGTTAACTATGAGAAAAGTCGCCTACAAGTGGCTGTTTCTATTTTTGGTCGTTCAACACCAGTTGAGCTTGAGTTTTCTCAAGTTGAAAAAGAGACTTAA